A stretch of Anoplopoma fimbria isolate UVic2021 breed Golden Eagle Sablefish chromosome 4, Afim_UVic_2022, whole genome shotgun sequence DNA encodes these proteins:
- the ctbp1 gene encoding C-terminal-binding protein 1 isoform X3 — protein sequence MMGKSKELSQDLRNLIVAKHTDGIGYRRISKLLNVPVSTVGAIIRKWKEHHFTINRPRPGAPRKISARRVKRIIRRVVQEPRTTCGELQKDLELAGIRPPILNGPMHPRPLVALLDGRDCTVEMPILKDVATVAFCDAQSTQEIHEKVLNEAVAALLYHTITLSRDDLEKFKGLRVIVRIGSGFDNVDIKAAAELGIAVCNVPASSVEETADTSLCLILNLYRRVTWMHQALREGTRASSVEQIREVAGGAARIRGETLGIIGLGRVGQAVALRAKAFGFGVIFYDPYLPDGVERSLGLQRMATLQDLLIHSDCVSLHCSLNEHNHHLINDFTIKQMRQGAFLVNTSRGGLVDEKALAQALKEGRIRGAALDVHETEPFSFSTGPLKDAPNLICTPHTSWYSEQASVEAREEAAREVRRAITGRIPDSLKNCVNKEYLMAASQWPSMEAATVHPELNGATYRFPPGLINVAAAGGLPGAGAGVESLVSGTLPHGITPVSHPPHAPSPNKAEADRDIPSDQ from the exons atgatgggtaaaagcaaagagctctctcaagaccttcgcaaccttattgttgcaaaacatacggacggcattggttacagaaggatttctaaacttctgaatgttccggtgagcactgttggggccataatccggaagtggaaagaacatcatttcaccataaaccggccacgaccaggtgctcctcgcaagatttctgccagaagagtgaaaagaattatcagaagagttgtccaagaaccaaggaccacttgtggagagcttcagaaagacctggaattagcag GTATCCGACCCCCCATCCTGAACGGGCCAATGCACCCGCGGCCCCTGGTTGCCCTGCTGGACGGGCGCGACTGCACTGTGGAAATGCCCATCCTCAAAGATGTGGCCACAGTGGCCTTCTGCGATGCCCAGTCCACACAAGAGATTCATGAGAAG GTGCTAAATGAGGCAGTCGCTGCCCTGCTCTACCACACCATCACTCTGTCCAGAGATGACTTGGAAAAGTTTAAAGGCCTACGCGTTATTGTCAGGATTGGCTCGGGCTTCGACAACGTTGACATCAAAGCAGCTGCCGAGCTAG GCATTGCAGTCTGTAACGTGCCAGCATCTTCTGTGGAGGAGACAGCCGACACATCGCTATGTCTGATCCTCAACCTGTACAGGCGAGTCACATGGATGCACCAGGCCCTCAGGGAGGGAACCCGTGCCTCTAGTGTGGAGCAGATCAGGGAGGTAGCTGGTGGTGCTGCTCGTATCCGAGGCGAGACGCTGGGCATTATCGGTCTAG GACGTGTTGGCCAAGCAGTGGCTCTGCGGGCCAAGGCCTTTGGGTTTGGCGTGATCTTTTATGACCCTTACCTGCCTGACGGTGTGGAGCGCTCACTGGGCCTGCAACGCATGGCCACCCTGCAGGACCTGCTTATCCACTCTGACTGCGTATCCCTGCACTGCAGCCTCAACGAGCACAACCACCACCTCATTAATGACTTCACCATCAAACAG ATGCGCCAGGGAGCCTTTCTGGTGAACACGTCAAGAGGCGGTCTGGTTGACGAGAAAGCATTGGCTCAGGCCCTGAAAGAGGGCCGGATACGAGGGGCTGCCCTGGACGTCCATGAGACAGAACCTTTCAG CTTTTCAACAGGCCCTCTGAAGGATGCCCCCAATTTAATCTGTACCCCGCACACATCCTGGTACAGTGAGCAGGCCTCCGTGGAGGCTCGCGAGGAGGCAGCCAGGGAGGTTCGCCGCGCCATCACCG GGCGAATCCCCGACAGTCTGAAGAACTGCGTTAATAAGGAGTATCTGATGGCAGCCTCTCAGTGGCCCAGCATGGAGGCAGCCACTGTTCATCCAGAACTTAATGGAGCCACTTACAG ATTTCCTCCAGGTCTGATCaatgttgcagcagcagggggtCTCCCAGGAGCTGGTGCAGGGGTTGAAAGCCTCGTTTCAGGAACCCTGCCACACGGCATCACCCCTGTCTCCCACCCACCCCACGCCCCTTCCCCTAATAAGGCCGAAGCAGACAGAGACATCCCCTCTGACCAATAG
- the spon2a gene encoding spondin-2a has protein sequence MMSSEHLTCGWLQQLLVVLLKLCLTFAGPLRPLNGTDCTAKGPASYILVFTGHWSPQAFPKQYPLFRPPAQWSKLIAVSHNRHFRLWEDGAPASAGVRSFAEVGVTVELMKAAKEARKRRAVGAMYRTAGIPNGIGHSSTELHMQPRGSLLSLMVKVIPSPDWFVGVDSINLCEGSNWKQEVTIDLQPYDAGTDSGFTFSSPNFPTSPQENITKITSQMPNHPANSFYYPRLTDLPPIASIRITQQSRSSDRQILMSNHILPNSISPQRFSPTPLDCEVSLWSSWGLCLGPCSRGGVRHRTRYILLRPANAGVPCPELEEQTECVSHSCMRLQ, from the exons atgatgtcatcagagcACCTGACCTGCGGTTGGCTGCAGCAGCTACTCGTCGTACTTCTGAAACTTTGTCTCACTTTTGCTGGGCCTTTGCGACCACTCAATGGGACAGACTGCACAGCCAAGGGTCCTGCTTCCTACATACTGGTCTTTACAGGTCACTGGAGCCCACAGGCATTCCCCAAACAGTATCCACTGTTCCGGCCCCCTGCACAGTGGTCCAAGCTCATAG CGGTCAGCCACAATCGCCATTTTCGGCTGTGGGAGGATGGTGCTCCAGCTAGCGCAGGGGTGCGGAGCTTTGCTGAAGTCGGCGTGACGGTGGAGCTGATGAAGGCGGCCAAGGAGGCCAGGAAGAGACGGGCGGTCGGCGCCATGTACCGAACGGCCGGTATCCCAAATGGCATCGGGCACAGCTCCACGGAGTTGCACATGCAGCCCCGGGGCTCCCTG TTGTCCCTGATGGTGAAGGTGATCCCCAGCCCCGACTGGTTTGTGGGTGTGGACAGCATAAACCTCTGCGAGGGCAGCAATTGGAAGCAGGAAGTGACCATTGACCTCCAGCCTTATGATGCAGGGACAGACAGTGGATTCACTTTCTCTTCACCTAACTTCCCCACAAGCCCCCAAGAAAACATCACAAAG ATCACATCTCAGATGCCGAACCATCCAGCCAACTCCTTCTACTATCCACGTTTAACGGATCTTCCCCCTATTGCCAGCATAAGGATCACTCAACAGAGCAGATCCTCTGACCGTCAAATCCTAATGTCCAATCATATCCTGCCAAACTCTATCAGTCCCCAGCGCTTCTCAC CGACACCATTGGACTGTGAAGTGTCTCTCTGGTCATCCTGGGGTTTGTGTCTCGGTCCCTGCTCCAGAGGTGGTGTCCGCCACCGCACACGTTACATCCTCTTGCGGCCGGCGAATGCTGGCGTCCCCTGTCCTGAGCTGGAGGAACAGACTGAATGCGTATCACACAGCTGTATGAGACTCCAGTAA
- the ctbp1 gene encoding C-terminal-binding protein 1 isoform X4, with protein sequence MALMDKHKQVKRQRLDRICEGIRPPILNGPMHPRPLVALLDGRDCTVEMPILKDVATVAFCDAQSTQEIHEKVLNEAVAALLYHTITLSRDDLEKFKGLRVIVRIGSGFDNVDIKAAAELGIAVCNVPASSVEETADTSLCLILNLYRRVTWMHQALREGTRASSVEQIREVAGGAARIRGETLGIIGLGRVGQAVALRAKAFGFGVIFYDPYLPDGVERSLGLQRMATLQDLLIHSDCVSLHCSLNEHNHHLINDFTIKQMRQGAFLVNTSRGGLVDEKALAQALKEGRIRGAALDVHETEPFSFSTGPLKDAPNLICTPHTSWYSEQASVEAREEAAREVRRAITGRIPDSLKNCVNKEYLMAASQWPSMEAATVHPELNGATYRFPPGLINVAAAGGLPGAGAGVESLVSGTLPHGITPVSHPPHAPSPNKAEADRDIPSDQ encoded by the exons ATGGCTCTGatggacaaacacaaacaagtcaAGCGGCAGAGACTTGACCGCATTTGTGAGG GTATCCGACCCCCCATCCTGAACGGGCCAATGCACCCGCGGCCCCTGGTTGCCCTGCTGGACGGGCGCGACTGCACTGTGGAAATGCCCATCCTCAAAGATGTGGCCACAGTGGCCTTCTGCGATGCCCAGTCCACACAAGAGATTCATGAGAAG GTGCTAAATGAGGCAGTCGCTGCCCTGCTCTACCACACCATCACTCTGTCCAGAGATGACTTGGAAAAGTTTAAAGGCCTACGCGTTATTGTCAGGATTGGCTCGGGCTTCGACAACGTTGACATCAAAGCAGCTGCCGAGCTAG GCATTGCAGTCTGTAACGTGCCAGCATCTTCTGTGGAGGAGACAGCCGACACATCGCTATGTCTGATCCTCAACCTGTACAGGCGAGTCACATGGATGCACCAGGCCCTCAGGGAGGGAACCCGTGCCTCTAGTGTGGAGCAGATCAGGGAGGTAGCTGGTGGTGCTGCTCGTATCCGAGGCGAGACGCTGGGCATTATCGGTCTAG GACGTGTTGGCCAAGCAGTGGCTCTGCGGGCCAAGGCCTTTGGGTTTGGCGTGATCTTTTATGACCCTTACCTGCCTGACGGTGTGGAGCGCTCACTGGGCCTGCAACGCATGGCCACCCTGCAGGACCTGCTTATCCACTCTGACTGCGTATCCCTGCACTGCAGCCTCAACGAGCACAACCACCACCTCATTAATGACTTCACCATCAAACAG ATGCGCCAGGGAGCCTTTCTGGTGAACACGTCAAGAGGCGGTCTGGTTGACGAGAAAGCATTGGCTCAGGCCCTGAAAGAGGGCCGGATACGAGGGGCTGCCCTGGACGTCCATGAGACAGAACCTTTCAG CTTTTCAACAGGCCCTCTGAAGGATGCCCCCAATTTAATCTGTACCCCGCACACATCCTGGTACAGTGAGCAGGCCTCCGTGGAGGCTCGCGAGGAGGCAGCCAGGGAGGTTCGCCGCGCCATCACCG GGCGAATCCCCGACAGTCTGAAGAACTGCGTTAATAAGGAGTATCTGATGGCAGCCTCTCAGTGGCCCAGCATGGAGGCAGCCACTGTTCATCCAGAACTTAATGGAGCCACTTACAG ATTTCCTCCAGGTCTGATCaatgttgcagcagcagggggtCTCCCAGGAGCTGGTGCAGGGGTTGAAAGCCTCGTTTCAGGAACCCTGCCACACGGCATCACCCCTGTCTCCCACCCACCCCACGCCCCTTCCCCTAATAAGGCCGAAGCAGACAGAGACATCCCCTCTGACCAATAG
- the ctbp1 gene encoding C-terminal-binding protein 1 isoform X5, which yields MQGIRPPILNGPMHPRPLVALLDGRDCTVEMPILKDVATVAFCDAQSTQEIHEKVLNEAVAALLYHTITLSRDDLEKFKGLRVIVRIGSGFDNVDIKAAAELGIAVCNVPASSVEETADTSLCLILNLYRRVTWMHQALREGTRASSVEQIREVAGGAARIRGETLGIIGLGRVGQAVALRAKAFGFGVIFYDPYLPDGVERSLGLQRMATLQDLLIHSDCVSLHCSLNEHNHHLINDFTIKQMRQGAFLVNTSRGGLVDEKALAQALKEGRIRGAALDVHETEPFSFSTGPLKDAPNLICTPHTSWYSEQASVEAREEAAREVRRAITGRIPDSLKNCVNKEYLMAASQWPSMEAATVHPELNGATYRFPPGLINVAAAGGLPGAGAGVESLVSGTLPHGITPVSHPPHAPSPNKAEADRDIPSDQ from the exons ATGCAAG GTATCCGACCCCCCATCCTGAACGGGCCAATGCACCCGCGGCCCCTGGTTGCCCTGCTGGACGGGCGCGACTGCACTGTGGAAATGCCCATCCTCAAAGATGTGGCCACAGTGGCCTTCTGCGATGCCCAGTCCACACAAGAGATTCATGAGAAG GTGCTAAATGAGGCAGTCGCTGCCCTGCTCTACCACACCATCACTCTGTCCAGAGATGACTTGGAAAAGTTTAAAGGCCTACGCGTTATTGTCAGGATTGGCTCGGGCTTCGACAACGTTGACATCAAAGCAGCTGCCGAGCTAG GCATTGCAGTCTGTAACGTGCCAGCATCTTCTGTGGAGGAGACAGCCGACACATCGCTATGTCTGATCCTCAACCTGTACAGGCGAGTCACATGGATGCACCAGGCCCTCAGGGAGGGAACCCGTGCCTCTAGTGTGGAGCAGATCAGGGAGGTAGCTGGTGGTGCTGCTCGTATCCGAGGCGAGACGCTGGGCATTATCGGTCTAG GACGTGTTGGCCAAGCAGTGGCTCTGCGGGCCAAGGCCTTTGGGTTTGGCGTGATCTTTTATGACCCTTACCTGCCTGACGGTGTGGAGCGCTCACTGGGCCTGCAACGCATGGCCACCCTGCAGGACCTGCTTATCCACTCTGACTGCGTATCCCTGCACTGCAGCCTCAACGAGCACAACCACCACCTCATTAATGACTTCACCATCAAACAG ATGCGCCAGGGAGCCTTTCTGGTGAACACGTCAAGAGGCGGTCTGGTTGACGAGAAAGCATTGGCTCAGGCCCTGAAAGAGGGCCGGATACGAGGGGCTGCCCTGGACGTCCATGAGACAGAACCTTTCAG CTTTTCAACAGGCCCTCTGAAGGATGCCCCCAATTTAATCTGTACCCCGCACACATCCTGGTACAGTGAGCAGGCCTCCGTGGAGGCTCGCGAGGAGGCAGCCAGGGAGGTTCGCCGCGCCATCACCG GGCGAATCCCCGACAGTCTGAAGAACTGCGTTAATAAGGAGTATCTGATGGCAGCCTCTCAGTGGCCCAGCATGGAGGCAGCCACTGTTCATCCAGAACTTAATGGAGCCACTTACAG ATTTCCTCCAGGTCTGATCaatgttgcagcagcagggggtCTCCCAGGAGCTGGTGCAGGGGTTGAAAGCCTCGTTTCAGGAACCCTGCCACACGGCATCACCCCTGTCTCCCACCCACCCCACGCCCCTTCCCCTAATAAGGCCGAAGCAGACAGAGACATCCCCTCTGACCAATAG
- the ctbp1 gene encoding C-terminal-binding protein 1 isoform X2, with amino-acid sequence MCLVRISPERGSLGTASERPRDSGGRHNACYPGGVSVPPLGARSGLASSISGLTCKLSCQSDRHNGHCSPGETKWTTLKGLHRTWICSSLSQVQTARSMALMDKHKQVKRQRLDRICIRPPILNGPMHPRPLVALLDGRDCTVEMPILKDVATVAFCDAQSTQEIHEKVLNEAVAALLYHTITLSRDDLEKFKGLRVIVRIGSGFDNVDIKAAAELGIAVCNVPASSVEETADTSLCLILNLYRRVTWMHQALREGTRASSVEQIREVAGGAARIRGETLGIIGLGRVGQAVALRAKAFGFGVIFYDPYLPDGVERSLGLQRMATLQDLLIHSDCVSLHCSLNEHNHHLINDFTIKQMRQGAFLVNTSRGGLVDEKALAQALKEGRIRGAALDVHETEPFSFSTGPLKDAPNLICTPHTSWYSEQASVEAREEAAREVRRAITGRIPDSLKNCVNKEYLMAASQWPSMEAATVHPELNGATYRFPPGLINVAAAGGLPGAGAGVESLVSGTLPHGITPVSHPPHAPSPNKAEADRDIPSDQ; translated from the exons ATGTGTTTAGTTCGCATTAGCCCGGAGCGCGGGTCGCTCGGTACTGCCTCAGAGCGGCCACGTGACTCTGGTGGACGGCACAACGCGTGCTACCCGGGTGGCGTGTCTGTGCCTCCACTCGGTGCCAGAAGCGGGCTAGCTAGCAGCATTAGCGGGCTAACG TGTAAACTAAGTTGTCAATCAGACCGGCACAACGGACACTGTTCTCCAG gTGAAACTAAGTGGACGACATTAAAAGGCCTCCATAGGACTTGGATCTGTTCTTCTCTGTCCCAGGTTCAGACTGCGCGGTCTATGGCTCTGatggacaaacacaaacaagtcaAGCGGCAGAGACTTGACCGCATTT GTATCCGACCCCCCATCCTGAACGGGCCAATGCACCCGCGGCCCCTGGTTGCCCTGCTGGACGGGCGCGACTGCACTGTGGAAATGCCCATCCTCAAAGATGTGGCCACAGTGGCCTTCTGCGATGCCCAGTCCACACAAGAGATTCATGAGAAG GTGCTAAATGAGGCAGTCGCTGCCCTGCTCTACCACACCATCACTCTGTCCAGAGATGACTTGGAAAAGTTTAAAGGCCTACGCGTTATTGTCAGGATTGGCTCGGGCTTCGACAACGTTGACATCAAAGCAGCTGCCGAGCTAG GCATTGCAGTCTGTAACGTGCCAGCATCTTCTGTGGAGGAGACAGCCGACACATCGCTATGTCTGATCCTCAACCTGTACAGGCGAGTCACATGGATGCACCAGGCCCTCAGGGAGGGAACCCGTGCCTCTAGTGTGGAGCAGATCAGGGAGGTAGCTGGTGGTGCTGCTCGTATCCGAGGCGAGACGCTGGGCATTATCGGTCTAG GACGTGTTGGCCAAGCAGTGGCTCTGCGGGCCAAGGCCTTTGGGTTTGGCGTGATCTTTTATGACCCTTACCTGCCTGACGGTGTGGAGCGCTCACTGGGCCTGCAACGCATGGCCACCCTGCAGGACCTGCTTATCCACTCTGACTGCGTATCCCTGCACTGCAGCCTCAACGAGCACAACCACCACCTCATTAATGACTTCACCATCAAACAG ATGCGCCAGGGAGCCTTTCTGGTGAACACGTCAAGAGGCGGTCTGGTTGACGAGAAAGCATTGGCTCAGGCCCTGAAAGAGGGCCGGATACGAGGGGCTGCCCTGGACGTCCATGAGACAGAACCTTTCAG CTTTTCAACAGGCCCTCTGAAGGATGCCCCCAATTTAATCTGTACCCCGCACACATCCTGGTACAGTGAGCAGGCCTCCGTGGAGGCTCGCGAGGAGGCAGCCAGGGAGGTTCGCCGCGCCATCACCG GGCGAATCCCCGACAGTCTGAAGAACTGCGTTAATAAGGAGTATCTGATGGCAGCCTCTCAGTGGCCCAGCATGGAGGCAGCCACTGTTCATCCAGAACTTAATGGAGCCACTTACAG ATTTCCTCCAGGTCTGATCaatgttgcagcagcagggggtCTCCCAGGAGCTGGTGCAGGGGTTGAAAGCCTCGTTTCAGGAACCCTGCCACACGGCATCACCCCTGTCTCCCACCCACCCCACGCCCCTTCCCCTAATAAGGCCGAAGCAGACAGAGACATCCCCTCTGACCAATAG
- the ctbp1 gene encoding C-terminal-binding protein 1 isoform X1, with amino-acid sequence MCLVRISPERGSLGTASERPRDSGGRHNACYPGGVSVPPLGARSGLASSISGLTCKLSCQSDRHNGHCSPGETKWTTLKGLHRTWICSSLSQVQTARSMALMDKHKQVKRQRLDRICEGIRPPILNGPMHPRPLVALLDGRDCTVEMPILKDVATVAFCDAQSTQEIHEKVLNEAVAALLYHTITLSRDDLEKFKGLRVIVRIGSGFDNVDIKAAAELGIAVCNVPASSVEETADTSLCLILNLYRRVTWMHQALREGTRASSVEQIREVAGGAARIRGETLGIIGLGRVGQAVALRAKAFGFGVIFYDPYLPDGVERSLGLQRMATLQDLLIHSDCVSLHCSLNEHNHHLINDFTIKQMRQGAFLVNTSRGGLVDEKALAQALKEGRIRGAALDVHETEPFSFSTGPLKDAPNLICTPHTSWYSEQASVEAREEAAREVRRAITGRIPDSLKNCVNKEYLMAASQWPSMEAATVHPELNGATYRFPPGLINVAAAGGLPGAGAGVESLVSGTLPHGITPVSHPPHAPSPNKAEADRDIPSDQ; translated from the exons ATGTGTTTAGTTCGCATTAGCCCGGAGCGCGGGTCGCTCGGTACTGCCTCAGAGCGGCCACGTGACTCTGGTGGACGGCACAACGCGTGCTACCCGGGTGGCGTGTCTGTGCCTCCACTCGGTGCCAGAAGCGGGCTAGCTAGCAGCATTAGCGGGCTAACG TGTAAACTAAGTTGTCAATCAGACCGGCACAACGGACACTGTTCTCCAG gTGAAACTAAGTGGACGACATTAAAAGGCCTCCATAGGACTTGGATCTGTTCTTCTCTGTCCCAGGTTCAGACTGCGCGGTCTATGGCTCTGatggacaaacacaaacaagtcaAGCGGCAGAGACTTGACCGCATTTGTGAGG GTATCCGACCCCCCATCCTGAACGGGCCAATGCACCCGCGGCCCCTGGTTGCCCTGCTGGACGGGCGCGACTGCACTGTGGAAATGCCCATCCTCAAAGATGTGGCCACAGTGGCCTTCTGCGATGCCCAGTCCACACAAGAGATTCATGAGAAG GTGCTAAATGAGGCAGTCGCTGCCCTGCTCTACCACACCATCACTCTGTCCAGAGATGACTTGGAAAAGTTTAAAGGCCTACGCGTTATTGTCAGGATTGGCTCGGGCTTCGACAACGTTGACATCAAAGCAGCTGCCGAGCTAG GCATTGCAGTCTGTAACGTGCCAGCATCTTCTGTGGAGGAGACAGCCGACACATCGCTATGTCTGATCCTCAACCTGTACAGGCGAGTCACATGGATGCACCAGGCCCTCAGGGAGGGAACCCGTGCCTCTAGTGTGGAGCAGATCAGGGAGGTAGCTGGTGGTGCTGCTCGTATCCGAGGCGAGACGCTGGGCATTATCGGTCTAG GACGTGTTGGCCAAGCAGTGGCTCTGCGGGCCAAGGCCTTTGGGTTTGGCGTGATCTTTTATGACCCTTACCTGCCTGACGGTGTGGAGCGCTCACTGGGCCTGCAACGCATGGCCACCCTGCAGGACCTGCTTATCCACTCTGACTGCGTATCCCTGCACTGCAGCCTCAACGAGCACAACCACCACCTCATTAATGACTTCACCATCAAACAG ATGCGCCAGGGAGCCTTTCTGGTGAACACGTCAAGAGGCGGTCTGGTTGACGAGAAAGCATTGGCTCAGGCCCTGAAAGAGGGCCGGATACGAGGGGCTGCCCTGGACGTCCATGAGACAGAACCTTTCAG CTTTTCAACAGGCCCTCTGAAGGATGCCCCCAATTTAATCTGTACCCCGCACACATCCTGGTACAGTGAGCAGGCCTCCGTGGAGGCTCGCGAGGAGGCAGCCAGGGAGGTTCGCCGCGCCATCACCG GGCGAATCCCCGACAGTCTGAAGAACTGCGTTAATAAGGAGTATCTGATGGCAGCCTCTCAGTGGCCCAGCATGGAGGCAGCCACTGTTCATCCAGAACTTAATGGAGCCACTTACAG ATTTCCTCCAGGTCTGATCaatgttgcagcagcagggggtCTCCCAGGAGCTGGTGCAGGGGTTGAAAGCCTCGTTTCAGGAACCCTGCCACACGGCATCACCCCTGTCTCCCACCCACCCCACGCCCCTTCCCCTAATAAGGCCGAAGCAGACAGAGACATCCCCTCTGACCAATAG